A single window of Neurospora crassa OR74A linkage group VII, whole genome shotgun sequence DNA harbors:
- the gh47-8 gene encoding class I alpha-mannosidase — protein MARFSSTGSSIIIPRGRLRPKSRRRHILPLLALLLLFSIAYFLHSSSSSSSSPPSAAHAVSEFAWLQHHMNSPFPSQRRNLVSNTSFDWSSIPYKYPPPFPLRVLPLPSGFPISLPPIQHHFGPESRTARHIRESRRQQVKQVFIKNWKSYRERAWKKDALLPISGGYKDQFSGWAATLVDALDTLWIMGLRSEFDEAVAAVAEIDFGVVQEGSGNRVNTFETNIRYLGGLLGAYDLSHRDILLIKAREILSGPRREKKGLEVEETVVSASPGTLTLEMTRLAQVMGDMQYYDAAARVMDVFERGQNRTKIPGLWPVYVSMARQDVVPTSGNQFGVAGGADSLYEYLPKMYALTGGLETRPMVPGNEDVLMIGTADVMINKNGKEEVVLNPESEHLGCFVGGVYGLGGRLFGRPEWVENQGIKITKGCVYAYRAMPTGMMPERYNMVPCPSRDDVSCWWNEDVWKREKKKRLEWKQHLPKGFTTAKDPRYILRPEAIESVFVMWRITGRQEFQEAAWDMFTAVSNATETEFANAAVLDVTKAEYPLPKEDYMESFWLAETLKYFYLVFSPPDVISLDDFVLNTEAHPFRRPKKPRVDRPLKM, from the exons ATGGCGCGCTTTTCCTCCACCGGCAGCAGCATAATAATCCCCCGCGGGCGCCTCCGCCCCAAATCTCGCCGTCGCCatatcctccccctcctcgccctcttaCTTCTCTTTAGCATCGCTTACTTTCttcactcctcctcctcctcctcctcctctcctccatcagCAGCACATGCTGTCTCAGAGTTCGCCTGGCTACAACACCACATGaactcccctttcccctctcaAAGGAGAAACTTAGTCTCCAACACCTCTTTCGACTGGAGCTCCATCCCCTACAAATATCCCCCGCCCTTTCCCCTCCGGGTCTTACCCCTACCCTCTGGCTTTCCCATTTCTTTACCACCCATCCAACACCATTTTGGACCAGAATCCCGAACAGCGCGCCATATCCGCGAATCCCGACGACAGCAAGTCAAGCAAGTGTTCATCAAGAACTGGAAATCTTACCGCGAACGAGCATGGAAAAAGGACGCTTTGCTGCCCATTTCCGGGGGATATAAAGATCAATTCTCCGGATGGGCCGCTACGCTAGTTGACGCACTGGATACGCTCTGGATCATGGGGTTACGGAGTGAATTCGACGAGGCAGTCGCAGCCGTAGCCGAGATCGATTTTGGAGTTGTGcaagaaggaagtggaaacaGAGTGAATACCTTTGAGACTAACATTCGGTACTTGGGCGGACTTTTAGGGGCGTATGACCTTAGTCACAGGGATATACTATTGATCAAGGCGCGCGAG ATTTTGAGCGGGCCAaggagggaaaagaaggggttggaagtggaagagacAGTAGTGAGCGCTAGTCCGGGAACACTCACGCTGGAAATGACGAGGCTGGCGCAGGTGATGGGGGACATGCAGTATTACGATGCGGCGGCGAGGGTGATGGATGTTTTTGAGCGGGGGCAGAATCGCACCAAAATCCCGGGGTTGTGGCCTGTCTATGTGTCGATGGCGAGGCAGGACGTAGTGCCGACGAGCGGGAATCAGTTTGGCGTGGCGGGGGGTGCGGATTCGTTGTATGAGTATTTGCCCAAGATGTATGCGCTTACGGGGGGGTTGGAGACGCG GCCGATGGTGCCGGGGAATGAGGACGTCTTGATGATTGGGACGGCGGATGTCATGATTAATAAGaatgggaaggaggaggtggtgctgAATCCGGAGAGCGAGCATTTGGGGTGTTTTGTGGGAGGGGTTTATGGACTTGGTGGGAGGTTGTTTGGGAGGCCGGAGTGGGTGGAGAACCAGGGCATCAAGATCACAAAGGGGTGTGTGTACGCTTACAGGGCGATGCCGACGGGGATGATGCCCGAGAGGTATAACATGGTGCCTTGTCCGTCACGCGATGATGTGAGTTGTTGGTGGAACGAGGACGtgtggaagagggagaagaagaagaggcttgAGTGGAAGCAACATCTACCAAAGGGGTTCACGACGGCGAAGGATCCGAGGTATATCCTGCGACCAGAGGCTATTGAGAGCGTGTTTGTCATGTGGAGGATTACAGGCAGACAGGAGTTCCAGGAGGCGGCGTGGGATATGTTTACGGCTGTGAGCAATGCGACGGAAACCGAGTTTGCGAATGCGGCCGTGTTGGATGTGACCAAGGCCGAGTATCCTCTGCCAAAGGAGGATTACATGGAG AGCTTTTGGTTGGCCGAGACACTCAAGTATTTCTACTTGGTCTTTTCGCCGCCAGATGTTATCAGTCTCGATGATTTCGTCTTGAACACCGAGGCGCATCCGTTTCGAAGGCCAAAGAAGCCACGGGTCGATCGCCCATTGAAGATGTAA